One window from the genome of Plasmodium relictum strain SGS1 genome assembly, chromosome: 12 encodes:
- the PiT gene encoding sodium-dependent phosphate transporter, putative, with translation MVTNPDMLWLVITSGIACFFMAFVTGANDIANTFSTSIGSKAISVKKAIIVAFFFEALGASLLGGTVTDSIRSKIINFQVFYDAPEFLMLGMCCALMGATVWLAIATFAGIPVSTTHSIIGALMGFGLATGNKKSIKWEKIHSIVISWFAAPLLASTCSALAFCLLRILILRRNNSLTIIKRSYWFLIFLITLPFSVFLVFHNPIVLDIKCKMLKDGKEFISSPCYLQDWSTFHVFYSSLICLGISIFLTCVGSFIIYVIYSNRIRNYHLNKKVYGDEMIDIEKNGKGNFCNIKNSSLNSVASNETQGTQTNAHIPIEIIEKKKVDHEKDYQNIMNIKKISFKSDIIDDKKSIENNNIPEMLIENFDPETEIVFSSLQIISAILGVVAQSANDTANAIGPFAAVFNTYNNGIKGKIKVQWYILLFGGLSMSLGLSLLGYKVIKTVGMKLIKITPSRGFTVELISGLIVLFFSICGIPLSSTHCAVSSVIGVGLVEAKTSANKRKNLKILDDSLDCDKDKNFGIASKKKFSLSFLNTSCVNLKLFRTVFLSWIITVFFSASVTAAIFSFAAYSPSYKF, from the exons atgGTTACAAATCCTGATATGTTATGGTTAGTCATCACAAGCGGTATAGCATGTTTTTTTATGGCATTTGTTACGGGAGCCAATGATATAGCAAATACTTTTAGTACTTCTATTGGATCAAAAGCAATATCAGTAAAAAAAGCAATTATAGTCgcctttttttttgaagcCTTAGGTGCAAGTTTATTAGGTGGAACTGTTACGGATTCAATTCgttcaaaaataataaattttcaagTATTTTACGATGCGCCTGAATTTTTAATGCTAGGTATGTGTTGTGCTTTAATGGGAGCAACTGTTTGGCTAGCTATTGCAACTTTTGCTGGAATACCGGTTTCAACTACACACAGCATAATAGGAGCTTTGATGGGTTTTGGATTAGCTACAGGAAATAAAAAGTCAATAAAATGGGAGAAAATACATAGTATTGTTATTTCATGGTTTGCAGCTCCCCTACTAGCGAGTACATGTTCTGCTTTGGCATTTTGTTTATTAcgtattttaatattaagaaGAAATAACTCGCttactattattaaaagatcCTATTggtttttgatttttttaataactttaCCTTTTAGTGTATTTTTAGTATTTCATAATCCAATTGTATTAGatataaaatgtaaaatgTTAAAAGATGGTAAAGAGTTTATTTCTTCACCATGTTATCTTCAAGATTGGAGTACATTTCATGTTTTTTATTCCTCATTGATATGCCTTGGaatatctatatttttaacatGTGTTGGCTCATTCATCATATATGTTATATATAGCAATAGAATAAgaaattatcatttaaataaaaaagtatatggAGATGAAATGAttgatatagaaaaaaatggtAAAGGAAATTTctgtaatataaaaaacagTAGCTTAAATTCAGTAGCATCAAATGAAACTCAAGGAACACAAACTAATGCACATATTCCAATTgaaataattgaaaaaaaaaaagttgatCATGAAAAAGATTatcaaaatataatgaatattaagaaaataaGTTTTAAAAGCGATATAATAGATGATAAAAAAtcaattgaaaataataatataccAGAAATGttaattgaaaattttgATCCAGAAACGGAAATagttttttcttcattacaAATTATAAGTGCAATTTTAGGTGTAGTAGCACAAAGTGCAAATGATACAGCCAATGCAATTGGCCCATTTGCTGCTGTAtttaatacatataataatggaataaaaggaaaaataaaagttcagtggtatatattattatttggtGGATTATCTATGTCTTTAGGTTTATCCTTGCTAGgatataaagttattaaaaCTGTTGGAATGAAGCTTATTAAAATTACACCTTCTCGAGGTTTTACTGTAGAATTAATATCAGGATTAATAGTCttattttttagtatatGTGGTATTCCATTAAGTTCTACCCATTGTGCCGTTTCTAGTGTTATCGGTGTTGGTTTAGTTGAAGCCAAAACATCAGCAAACAAAAGAAAGAATTTGAAAATATTAGACGATTCTTTAGATTgtgataaagataaaaattttggTATAGCAAGcaagaaaaaattttccttatcatttttaaacACATCTTGTGTAAATTTAAAACTGTTTAGAACTGTTTTTTTGTCTTGGATTATAACAGTTTTCTTTTCTg caAGTGTAACGGCGgctattttttcatttgcaGCATATAGTCCATCATATAAATTCTAA
- the GPI10 gene encoding GPI mannosyltransferase 3, putative: MLYCDFIKCSIPILKKIVYSKRCLFFFVFLRLFNSLFVITSFFPDEYAQSIEISHYWVFGYGHMPWEWEPCISLRSVVHPFLYAILFYILKITKLDYPVSVIYAPKIFQGICAAFCDYGLLKLIKLWYMVLYKNNKIENDDNRIFTILICYFFCWFYIYCICRTSSISFECLFNIWGVYFLSKNYYPFILENKNLNNNSDNSIMKKNSQIVKITNLKEEEMQKKNAISDLKKRKDITEIKNSSSCEDKNYTSYDDSTNKIYEKRKSKDLIRNEKLFNCNKNAHPSDNSKELIKIKHFHVKNLLLSLFFSSFCVLFRPNEAVFWLCIYFLYFIKIFNNQYVLNYKEVFIIGISYAVIFLFISVVIDSYYYGKITFSFFNFFLFNFVSGQNSFFGSHSFHFYFSCVIPSIYLTLTPFTYYSFFIFYNNLAKKKINFFYVLSRIDYVIYIATFLEVLFLSFSTHKEHKLVIGCVPFLSILTGLMLHKIKISVENSKKTNKRKKFFFFLNISFFLHLLCMFFFSRIHNSSPEKVSAYFRNLKIDNDNNISIFITDCYDIPLYSHIHRKFKIGFLDCSPMRKNGKFIDNWRKIIYDDKFGKTFYDIFDVKKNTFNSIAPYIFPEKSFYWFGYHNFNPKQKFQFSYNTINFSCLDYRFSFPLNGDLPLYIVTNSLNLPYLRKFLKEFNYHLETKPFFSYFLINENKKLVIINHYIFKRHFIN, translated from the coding sequence atgCTTTATTGtgattttattaaatgtagTATacctatattaaaaaaaattgtatattCTAAAAGATGTCTTTTCTTCTTTGTTTTTCTTagattatttaattctttatttgttataacttCTTTTTTTCCTGATGAATATGCTCAATCAATAGAAATTTCTCATTACTGGGTTTTTGGTTATGGTCATATGCCCTGGGAGTGGGAACCTTGTATATCTTTAAGATCAGTTGTTCATCCCTTTTTATAtgcaatattattttatattctgAAAATTACTAAATTAGATTATCCTGTTTCTGTTATTTATGCTCCTAAAATTTTTCAAGGAATATGTGCTGCATTCTGCGATTATGGATTGCTGAAATTGATCAAACTTTGGTATATGGtactatataaaaataataaaattgaaaatgatGATAATCGAATCTTTACAATTttaatttgttattttttttgctgGTTTTATATCTACTGTATTTGTAGAACATCATCTATTTCATTTGAatgtttatttaatatatggGGTGtctattttttatcaaaaaactATTACCCTTTCATTctagaaaacaaaaatttaaataataatagtgatAACtctataatgaaaaaaaattcacaaatagtaaaaattacCAATTTAAAGGAGGAAGAAATGCAAAAAAAGAACGCAATAAGTGatttaaagaaaagaaaagatataacagaaattaaaaattcttcAAGTTGtgaagataaaaattatacttCATATGATGATAGCACAAATAagatatatgaaaaaagaaaaagtaagGATCTtataagaaatgaaaaattatttaactGTAACAAAAATGCTCATCCCAGTGATAATTcaaaagaattaattaaaataaaacattttcatgttaaaaatttattactaagtttattttttagttCCTTTTGTGTTCTATTTAGACCAAATGAAGCAGTGTTTTGGCTAtgcatatattttctttattttataaaaatatttaataatcaatatgtattaaattataaagaagTCTTTATTATTGGAATTTCATATGctgttatatttttatttatttctgtAGTGATAGATTCGTATTATTATGGGAAAAtaactttttcattttttaatttctttttatttaatttcgTGAGTGGtcaaaattctttttttggAAGTCattcatttcatttttatttttcctgCGTCATACCATCGATTTATTTAACTTTAACACCTTTTACTTAttatagtttttttattttttacaataacttagcaaaaaaaaaaataaattttttttacgtATTATCAAGAATAGAttatgttatatatattgcAACATTTCTAGAAGTTTTATTTCTATCCTTTAGTACGCATAAAGAACATAAACTTGTAATTGGATGTGTTCCTTTTTTGTCTATATTAACTGGGCTCATGCtgcataaaattaaaataagtgTAGAAAATTCAAAGAAAACAAacaaaaggaaaaaatttttcttcttcttaaatataagtttttttcttcatttattatgcatgtttttttttagtcGTATCCATAATAGTTCTCCTGAAAAAGTATCAGCATACTttagaaatttaaaaatagataatgataataatatttctatatttataaCAGATTGCTACGATATTCCATTATATTCTCATATACacagaaaatttaaaattggATTTTTGGATTGCTCTCCTATGAGAAAAAATGGTAAGTTTATAGATAATTggagaaaaattatatacgATGATAAATTTGGTAAAACattttatgatatatttgatgtaaagaaaaatacttttaattCCATTGCTCCATATATATTTCCAGAAAAATCATTTTATTGGTTTGGATATCACAACTTTAATCCTAAGCAAAAATTTCAGTTTTCGTATAATactataaatttttcttgtTTAGATTATCGTTTTTCATTTCCTTTAAATGGGGATCTCCCTCTTTATATAGTTACAAATTCATTGAACTTACCATAtctaagaaaatttttaaaagaatttaattATCATCTTGAAACAaaaccttttttttcttactttttaataaatgaaaacaaaaaattagttataattaatcattatatttttaaaagacattttattaattaa
- the RAB11b gene encoding ras-related protein Rab-11B, putative, which produces MSNEEYDHLYKIILVGDATVGKTHLLSRYIRGSLPSVAKATIGVEFATRTIPLAVGGTVKAQIWDTAGQERYRSITSAHYRRSAGAILVYDITKKKTFLSISKWLEEIRQNAEKDIVIMLVGNKVDLTEQDESKRKVTYEQGASFARENNLFFAEASAVSKLNVKHIFESLLQEIYNNRLKSNNGSFSNRSNATCENAIQLTKAQSVIKLNDINENESEDDNKNKMRCC; this is translated from the exons atgtcaaatgaagaatatgatcatctttataaaataattttagttGGAGATGCAACTGTgg GTAAAACACACTTATTGTCAAGATATATAAGAGGTTCTCTTCCTAGTGTTGCAAAAGCAACAATTG gtgTTGAATTTGCTACTAGAACTATCCCATTAGCGGTAGGAGGAACAGTAAAAGCCCAg ATATGGGATACTGCTGGGCAAGAAAGATATAGAAGTATAACAAGTGCTCATTATAGAAGAAGTGCTGGAGCTATATTAGTATAtgatataacaaaaaaaaagacgtTTTTAAGCATTTCTAAATGGTTAGAAGAAATTAGACAAAATGCTGAAAAAGATATTGTAATTATGCTAGTTGGTAATAAAGTAGATCTTACTGAACAGGATGAAAGTAAAAGAAAA GTTACATATGAGCAAGGAGCTAGTTTTGCAAGAGAAAACAATCTATTTTTTGCTGAGGCATCAGCTGTATCCAAATTAAATGTAAAGCATATATTTGAAAGTTTATTacaagaaatatataataatagattaaaaagtaataacGGAAGTTTTAGTAATAGAAGCAATGCTACATGTGAAAATGCAATACAATTGACTAAGGCTCAAAGTGTTATAAAgttaaatgatataaatgaaaatgaaagtgaagatgataataaaaataaaatgagatgctgttaa
- the IMC1k gene encoding inner membrane complex protein 1k, putative, producing the protein MEDSSDVNYDLNNGVNSDVNENVNKNGSLSENGNESGRGSKVESRNGSGVASRKGSKNGSKNISEHDLNIENESNIEHKGAEYIPDLHGAGKERQAITSMVQDIGIPGQVAPYHAPYDDLNSEKATVYDENGLPITNNSNNTKDEKKLWSWTSEGKLKLSCSQPIIPVSVVQGILRRDKIILIPQVEVTDVIVPKIYNQNIKHDVPKLDIKVENAHVKIPNVKYVDKEIIIPIITGYTHKFVPKWEIHEVPRPIVKYIGEQKIVEVEVPEIKYVDKIVEREVVVDTIEKRVPKIIEIPKYVDEVQYVWKPIEKIVYVQKLVPKFDVNLECPPPLIVPYPVQTVRQIPPVMIKKDTIIPEYQHYDLNSPEGSVPIPEEYIKHYSRKQNIPKVCFSSCCESNVKNEENENECIDVFPSYIKRNSSASFDNILNVPSDSKFPINDNTHILNESEQHIVDVNA; encoded by the coding sequence ATGGAAGACAGTTCAGATGTAAATTATGATCTAAATAATGGAGTAAATAGTGACGTAaatgaaaatgtaaataaaaatggaagTCTAAGTGAAAATGGAAATGAAAGTGGGAGGGGAAGTAAAGTGGAAAGTAGAAATGGAAGTGGAGTGGCAAGTAGAAAAGGAAGTAAAAATggaagtaaaaatataagtgAGCATGATTTGAATATTGAAAATGAAAGTAATATAGAACATAAAGGTGCTGAATATATTCCTGATTTGCATGGAGCAGGTAAAGAGAGACAAGCAATAACTTCAATGGTTCAAGATATAGGAATTCCGGGGCAAGTAGCACCTTATCATGCACCATATGATGATTTAAATTCTGAGAAAGCAACTGTATATGATGAAAATGGACTCCCTATTACAAATAACTCAAATAATACTAAAGATGAAAAGAAATTGTGGTCTTGGACAAGTGAGGGGAAATTAAAACTATCATGCTCACAACCAATAATTCCAGTGTCTGTAGTGCAAGGAATCTTAAGAAgagataaaattattttaataccACAAGTAGAAGTTACTGACGTTATTGTTccaaaaatttataatcaAAATATTAAACATGATGTACCAAAATTAGATATAAAGGTAGAAAATGCTCATGTAAAAATTCCAAATGTTAAATATGTggataaagaaataattattcCTATTATTACCGGATATACCCATAAATTTGTTCCAAAATGGGAAATACATGAAGTACCAAGACCTATTGTTAAATACATTGGAGAACAAAAAATTGTAGAAGTTGAAGTTCCAGAAATCAAATATGTAGACAAAATAGTGGAAAGAGAAGTAGTTGTTGATACAATAGAAAAAAGAGTCCCCAAAATTATAGAAATACCAAAATACGTTGATGAAGTTCAGTATGTATGGAAACCTATTGAAAAAATTGTTTATGTACAAAAACTTGTTCCTAAATTTGATGTTAATTTAGAATGTCCTCCACCTTTAATTGTGCCTTATCCAGTGCAAACAGTTAGGCAAATACCACCTGTAATGATTAAAAAAGACACAATAATTCCAGAATATCAGCATTATGATTTAAATTCACCAGAAGGGTCTGTACCTATTCCTGAAGAATATATTAAGCATTATTCaagaaaacaaaatattCCAAAAGTGTGCTTTTCATCTTGTTGTGAATcaaatgtaaaaaatgaggaaaatgaaaatgaatgCATTGATGTATTTCCAAGTTATATTAAAAGGAACTCAAGTGCATCATTTGATAACATATTAAATGTACCCAGTGATTCAAAATTCCctataaatgataatacacatattttaaatgagaGTGAACAACACATTGTTGACGTAAAtgcttaa
- a CDS encoding 60S ribosomal protein L18-2, putative, translating into MGIALKNVGRIKKHGRKHLVSKNPYMRLLVKLYNFLARRTNANFNKIIAKRLIMPKRFRPPLSLSKLQAHMIKHPDDVAVVVGSITDDKRLFSCKKLKVCALRFTESARKRILDAGGECLTFDQLALKYPTGKKCILLRGPTKARTAEKHFGKAPGVPKSKARPYVRSKGRKFEKARGRRKSRAYKA; encoded by the exons atg ggtATCGCTCTTAAAAATGTGGGAAGAATAAAAAAGCATGGAAGAAAACATCTGGTTTCAAAAAACCCATACATGAGGCTGTTGGTGaagttatataattttttagcaAGAAGAACGAATgctaattttaataaaataattgctAAAAGACTTATTATGCCTAAACGTTTTAGGCCCCCATTATCATTATCTAAATTACAAGCTCATATGATAAAACATCCAGACGACGTCGCAGTTGTTGTTGGTTCAATAACag atGACAAGAGATTATTTAgttgtaaaaaattaaaagtatgCGCACTAAGATTTACAGAAAGTGCtagaaaaagaattttagATGCTGGTGGTGAATGCTTAACTTTTGATCAATTAGCTTTGAAATATCCTACtggaaaaaaatgtatactTTTAAGAGGACCAACCAAAGCAAGAACGGCTGAAAAACACTTTGGTAAGGCACCTGGTGTTCCAAAATCTAAAGCAAGACCTTATGTTCGTTCAAAAGGaagaaaatttgaaaaagcAAGAGGAAGAAGGAAATCTAGAGCATATAAAGcttaa
- the MPC1 gene encoding mitochondrial pyruvate carrier protein 1, putative: MNMSKFKLLYNNIKSNAFSIMFWAPLANWGFVIAGCNDLMKSPIYVSEKMTAVLAVYSMLFMRFALSIKPKNYLLFSCHATNTLVQSVLLCRKLKFELDNKKNLKEIK, from the exons atgaatatgtCGAAATTTAAATTGCTTTATAACAATATTAAATCTAATGCATTTAGCATTATGTTCTGGGCACCTTTGGCAAATTGGGGTTTTGTAATTGCTG gTTGCAATGATTTAATGAAATCACCAATATACGTTTCCGAGAAAATGACAGCTGTTTTAGCTGTTTATAGTATGTTATTTATGCGTTTTGCTCTTTCAATTAAACCAAAAAATTACTTACTCTTTTCTTGTCATGCTACCAATACATTAGTACAAAGTGTTTTGCTATGCCGTAAATTAAAATTCGAATTGGacaataagaaaaatttaaaagaaataaaataa
- a CDS encoding 60S ribosomal protein L18, putative, with the protein MVKTIDKSLTTNIQQYHIVGRAVPTEKDKNPNVYRMCIFAKNETNAKSRFWYFMKKINKLKKSNGEVLACEKIRERFPLRVKNYGVLLRYDSRTGTHNMYKEFRDTTKEGAISQLYSEMAGRHRARASSISIIRISEISSNLVRRPHIKQLLKKKLRFPALHLPTLKREFRKKYSAKRPSTYRM; encoded by the exons ATGGTTAAAACTATAGATAAATCATTAACAACAAAT aTACAACAATATCACATAGTTGGTAGAGCTGTTCCAActgaaaaagataaaaaccCTAATGTTTATCGAATGTGTATATTTGCAAAAAATGAGACAAATGCAAAATCTCGATTTTggtattttatgaaaaaaataaataaattaaaaaaatcaaaCGGAGAAGTGTTAGCTTGTGAAAAAATAAGAGAAAGATTTCCATTACGAGTAAAAAATTATGGTGTTTTATTAAGATATGATAGTAGAACAGGAACACATAATATGTATAAGGAATTTAGAGATACTACCAAAGAAGGAGCTATTTCTCAGTTATATTCAGAAATGGCCGGAAGACATAGAGCAAGAGCATCTTCCATTAGTATTATAAGAATATCTGAAATTAGTTCTAATTTAGTTAGAAGACCACATATTAAAcagttattaaaaaaaaaactaagaTTCCCAGCATTACATTTGCCTACATTGAAGAGagaatttagaaaaaaatattcagcTAAAAGACCATCTACATACAGAATGTAA
- the ISC1 gene encoding inner membrane complex suture component, putative produces the protein MNNSSYDKSSDSQNILNVNQCEKLSKDTINTENIVQNASENRNTAINTPDNDITYDISYDDANILHVPEQISGQVANGQNVTSIKSYDNSFLNDSSQNKILYPNNNYNQFNSSAFNRKLRSGNGNFYNVDVNTAWNMNYPLNLENYDYLNMQTPTNNTPNVYNTPHNLIKNAQLVSTENMASPLYVGSTNIQKSSPFTDSYNLNSYSKKNPFYGRMGSHIPLHNNEFNSLCNSTFSGYENTSPYINYNYFKHMPPHLYYLVKDKDNCSFLKNGINRAMNVCSSNMNEPYASKYEYIIQGPKLSYINYPNQKKFDVFKKLTLAVGTYLDDAVNIMIDVLESSVRSIKKNNTTNLYDLYPFYNPDPIYSRQERPTLKTGSNIFDKINCALDGSTLERHKNIPKDCGRIIVPKTEKTGHVVVDGINNILDNLLNEPLSYKNYDYFNDKFKPVNEIEQQ, from the coding sequence atgaataattcaAGTTATGATAAATCAAGTGATTCACAAAACATTTTAAACGTAAATCAATGTGAGAAATTGTCAAAAGATACAATTAATACAGAAAATATAGTTCAAAATGCTTCTGAAAACAGAAATACCGCAATTAATACACCGGACAATGATATTACTTATGATATTAGTTATGACGATGCAAATATATTGCATGTACCGGAACAAATAAGTGGACAAGTTGCAAACGGACAAAATGTAACATCTATAAAAAGTTAcgataattcttttttaaatgattcatctcaaaataaaatattatatcctaataataattataatcaaTTCAATTCTTCAGCATTTAACAGAAAATTAAGAAGTGGTAATggtaatttttataatgttGATGTAAACACAGCTTGGAATATGAATTACCCTTTAAATTTAGAGAATtatgattatttaaatatgcaAACTCCTACAAATAATACACCCAATGTGTATAACACACCCCAtaacttaataaaaaatgcaCAATTAGTTTCTACAGAAAATATGGCCTCTCCTTTATATGTAGGAAGCACTAATATTCAGAAAAGTTCTCCCTTCACTGattcttataatttaaattcatATTCCAAAAAAAATCCTTTTTATGGGAGGATGGGTTCACATATTCCTTTACataataatgaatttaattCCTTATGTAATTCAACCTTTTCAGGATATGAAAATACATCTccttatataaattataattatttcaaaCATATGCCACCacatctttattatttagtAAAGGATAAAGACAATTGTTCTTTCTTAAAAAATGGAATAAACCGTGCTATGAATGTGTGCAGTTCTAATATGAATGAACCATATGCAtcaaaatatgaatatataattcAAGGACCAAAATTatcttatataaattatccAAACCAAAAGAAGTTTgatgtatttaaaaaattaactttAGCAGTAGGCACCTATCTAGATGATGCTGTAAACATAATGATAGATGTGTTGGAATCGTCAGTTagaagtataaaaaaaaacaatactACTAATTTGTATGATTTATATCCATTTTACAATCCTGATCCAATTTATTCCAGACAAGAAAGGCCAACATTGAAAACAGGAAGTAATATATTCGATAAAATTAATTGTGCTTTAGACGGTTCTACATTAGAAAGGCATAAAAATATTCCAAAAGACTGTGGGAGAATTATAGTTCCTAAAACTGAAAAAACGGGGCATGTGGTTGTTGATGGGATAAATAACATATtagataatttattaaatgaacCATTGTCTTATAAGAACTATGATTATTTTAACGATAAATTTAAACCTGTGAATGAAATAGAACAGCAGTAA